From Xyrauchen texanus isolate HMW12.3.18 chromosome 9, RBS_HiC_50CHRs, whole genome shotgun sequence, the proteins below share one genomic window:
- the lmo4 gene encoding LIM domain transcription factor LMO4 isoform X2, protein MVNTACSTQLAHVRMGALAWKRCVGCGCKISDRFLLFALDGYWHCHCLKCSCCHAQLAEMGSSCFTKRGLILCKSDYIRLFGNSGVCRACNKSIPASEMVMRAQGNVFHVKCFVCSICHNQLIPGDHFHYVNGELFCERDRPTSSPETNSHMDSLQEHNISEQKL, encoded by the exons ATGGTAAACACTGCCTGCAGTACACAACTAGCTCATGTTAGAATGGGGGCTCTGGCATGGAAACGGTGTGTTGGATGCGGATGCAAGATTTCTGACCGGTTCCTCCTGTTTGCTTTGGATGGATACTGGCATTGCCACTGTCTCAAGTGTTCCTGCTGCCATGCCCAGCTGGCAGAAATGGGCTCTTCGTGTTTCACCAAGCGTGGCTTGATCCTCTGCAAAAGTGACTATATAAG ATTATTTGGTAACAGCGGAGTCTGCAGGGCTTGCAATAAATCCATCCCAGCAAGTGAAATGGTTATGCGGGCACAGGGAAATGTTTTCCACGTCAAG TGTTTTGTATGCTCCATCTGCCATAATCAACTAATACCTGGTGATCATTTTCACTATGTGAatggagaactgttctgtgagcgGGACAGGCCAACATCTTCTCCAGAAACAAACAGTCACATGGATTCACTCCAGGAACATAATATTTCAGAACAGAAGTTATGA
- the lmo4 gene encoding LIM domain transcription factor LMO4 isoform X1, with translation MDDMPNVGSDPVIMVNTACSTQLAHVRMGALAWKRCVGCGCKISDRFLLFALDGYWHCHCLKCSCCHAQLAEMGSSCFTKRGLILCKSDYIRLFGNSGVCRACNKSIPASEMVMRAQGNVFHVKCFVCSICHNQLIPGDHFHYVNGELFCERDRPTSSPETNSHMDSLQEHNISEQKL, from the exons ATGGATGACATGCCAAATGTAG GTAGTGACCCAGTTATTATGGTAAACACTGCCTGCAGTACACAACTAGCTCATGTTAGAATGGGGGCTCTGGCATGGAAACGGTGTGTTGGATGCGGATGCAAGATTTCTGACCGGTTCCTCCTGTTTGCTTTGGATGGATACTGGCATTGCCACTGTCTCAAGTGTTCCTGCTGCCATGCCCAGCTGGCAGAAATGGGCTCTTCGTGTTTCACCAAGCGTGGCTTGATCCTCTGCAAAAGTGACTATATAAG ATTATTTGGTAACAGCGGAGTCTGCAGGGCTTGCAATAAATCCATCCCAGCAAGTGAAATGGTTATGCGGGCACAGGGAAATGTTTTCCACGTCAAG TGTTTTGTATGCTCCATCTGCCATAATCAACTAATACCTGGTGATCATTTTCACTATGTGAatggagaactgttctgtgagcgGGACAGGCCAACATCTTCTCCAGAAACAAACAGTCACATGGATTCACTCCAGGAACATAATATTTCAGAACAGAAGTTATGA